The Streptomyces spororaveus genome includes a region encoding these proteins:
- a CDS encoding CapA family protein — MKASAKMAAALAALAVVGGGIYAAPQLFGDGSAPATEQRLGKEPGQGEADAPEATAAAPAAAGRPFTLVATGDIIPYPSIVQRSADDAGKAGEYDFRKILAGVKPLVSAADLAICHHEIPYGRPGGPYTGYPTFKAPHQLADALKDAGYDSCSTASNHTLDDGYEGLARTLEHLDRVGVPHVGSARSAEEAKAPALLAAGGAKVAQLSYTYGTNGIPLPQDKPWAVNLIDRDRIIADARTARAGGANVVVVSVHWGTEWQTAPDEQQKTLAQALTASRSSDGLPDIDLIIGTHNHVPQPYEKINGTWVVFGMGDQVASFVPADKLRGNQSSVPRFTFSPAAGRPGRWEVVKAEYLTQYSDMGPPFRVVCASCAASDTSLPAAKRSEYARIDQQVTEAVMSRGAGGQGLEHATR, encoded by the coding sequence ATGAAGGCATCCGCGAAGATGGCCGCGGCGCTGGCCGCGCTGGCGGTCGTGGGCGGCGGGATCTACGCCGCGCCGCAGCTGTTCGGCGACGGATCGGCGCCCGCCACGGAGCAGCGGCTCGGCAAGGAGCCCGGGCAGGGCGAGGCGGACGCGCCCGAGGCCACCGCCGCGGCCCCGGCCGCGGCCGGGAGACCGTTCACGCTGGTGGCGACCGGCGACATCATCCCGTACCCGTCGATCGTCCAGCGCTCGGCGGACGACGCGGGCAAGGCCGGGGAGTACGACTTCCGAAAGATACTCGCCGGGGTCAAACCCCTGGTCTCCGCCGCCGATCTGGCGATATGCCACCACGAGATACCGTACGGGCGCCCCGGCGGCCCCTACACCGGGTATCCCACCTTCAAGGCCCCGCACCAGCTGGCGGACGCCCTCAAGGACGCCGGGTACGACAGCTGTTCCACCGCGTCGAACCACACCCTGGACGACGGCTACGAGGGCCTCGCCCGCACCCTGGAACACCTCGACCGGGTCGGTGTCCCGCATGTCGGCTCGGCCCGCAGCGCGGAGGAGGCCAAGGCCCCGGCGCTGCTCGCGGCGGGCGGGGCGAAGGTCGCCCAGCTCTCCTACACGTACGGCACGAACGGCATCCCGCTTCCCCAGGACAAGCCGTGGGCCGTCAACCTGATCGACAGGGACCGGATCATCGCCGACGCCCGGACCGCCCGGGCGGGGGGCGCGAACGTGGTCGTGGTCAGCGTCCACTGGGGTACCGAGTGGCAGACGGCGCCCGACGAGCAGCAGAAGACGCTGGCGCAGGCGCTGACCGCCTCCCGCTCGTCCGACGGCCTCCCCGACATCGATCTGATCATCGGCACGCACAACCACGTGCCCCAGCCCTACGAGAAGATCAACGGCACCTGGGTGGTCTTCGGGATGGGCGACCAGGTCGCCAGCTTCGTACCGGCCGACAAACTGCGCGGCAACCAGTCGTCGGTCCCCCGCTTCACCTTCTCCCCGGCGGCGGGCCGTCCCGGCCGCTGGGAGGTGGTGAAGGCCGAATACCTCACGCAGTACTCGGACATGGGACCGCCCTTCCGCGTCGTCTGCGCCTCCTGCGCGGCCTCGGACACCTCGCTTCCGGCGGCGAAGCGCAGCGAGTACGCGCGGATCGACCAGCAGGTCACCGAGGCCGTGATGTCACGCGGCGCGGGCGGGCAGGGCCTGGAGCACGCCACCCGCTGA
- the cobC gene encoding Rv2231c family pyridoxal phosphate-dependent protein CobC has product MGEYTTQVVVGVGGRAGVSVAEVCALVEETLRGAGLSVGAVKALATVDSKAGEAGLTGAAERFGVPLVSYPAERLAAITVPHPSEAARTAAGTPSVAEAAALAGGGELLVPKRRSMAATCAVATAHAHDLRHHGDAEVIDAGSALVDLAVNVRADTPPDWLKQRIAASLGDLAAYPDGRAARAAVAARHGLPVERVLLTAGAAEAFVLIARALGAVRPVVVHPQFTEPEAALRDAGHRVERVVLRAADGFTLDPAAVPEDADLVVIGNPTNPTSVLHPAETLSALARPGRILVVDEAFMDAVPGEREALAGRMDLPGLVVLRSLTKTWGLAGLRIGYVLAEPEVIAALAAAQPLWPVSTPALVAAEACVAPAALAEAEEAARRIAVDRAHLLAGLAEFEEVTVAGVAEGPFVLIRVAGGAEVRTRLRALGFAVRRGDTFPGLDHSWLRLAVRDRATTGRLLQALDHALALAAR; this is encoded by the coding sequence GTGGGCGAGTACACGACGCAGGTGGTGGTCGGGGTCGGCGGGCGCGCGGGGGTTTCCGTCGCGGAGGTCTGTGCCCTGGTCGAGGAGACGCTGCGGGGGGCCGGGCTGTCCGTGGGGGCGGTGAAGGCGCTGGCCACGGTGGACTCGAAGGCGGGCGAGGCCGGTCTCACGGGTGCGGCGGAACGTTTCGGCGTACCCCTGGTGAGCTACCCCGCCGAACGGCTGGCCGCCATCACGGTGCCGCACCCGTCGGAGGCGGCGCGCACCGCCGCCGGAACCCCCTCGGTCGCGGAGGCGGCGGCCCTCGCGGGCGGCGGGGAACTGCTCGTGCCCAAGCGGCGGTCGATGGCGGCGACCTGCGCGGTGGCCACGGCGCACGCGCACGACCTGCGCCACCACGGGGACGCGGAGGTGATCGACGCGGGATCCGCGCTGGTGGACCTGGCGGTCAACGTACGTGCGGACACACCCCCGGACTGGCTCAAGCAGCGGATCGCCGCCTCCCTCGGGGATCTCGCCGCATATCCCGACGGGCGGGCCGCCCGCGCGGCGGTAGCGGCTCGGCACGGGCTGCCGGTCGAGCGGGTGCTGCTGACGGCCGGGGCGGCGGAGGCGTTCGTCCTGATCGCCCGGGCGCTGGGAGCCGTACGGCCGGTCGTGGTGCATCCGCAGTTCACCGAGCCGGAGGCGGCCCTGCGGGACGCGGGGCACCGGGTCGAGCGCGTGGTGCTGCGGGCGGCGGACGGTTTCACGCTGGACCCGGCGGCCGTGCCCGAAGACGCGGACCTGGTGGTGATCGGCAATCCGACCAACCCGACGTCCGTGCTGCACCCGGCGGAAACCCTCTCCGCGCTGGCCCGGCCGGGCCGGATCCTGGTGGTGGACGAGGCGTTCATGGACGCGGTCCCGGGCGAGCGGGAAGCCCTGGCCGGACGGATGGACCTGCCCGGGCTCGTGGTGCTGCGGAGCCTGACCAAGACCTGGGGGCTGGCGGGGCTGCGGATCGGCTACGTGCTGGCCGAGCCCGAGGTGATCGCCGCACTGGCGGCCGCGCAACCGTTGTGGCCGGTGTCGACCCCGGCGCTGGTGGCGGCCGAGGCCTGTGTGGCTCCGGCGGCGCTGGCGGAGGCGGAGGAGGCGGCCCGGCGGATCGCGGTGGACCGGGCGCACCTGCTGGCCGGGCTCGCGGAGTTCGAGGAGGTGACGGTCGCCGGGGTGGCGGAGGGGCCGTTCGTCCTGATCCGGGTGGCGGGCGGGGCCGAGGTCCGCACCCGGCTGCGCGCCCTGGGCTTCGCCGTCCGCCGCGGGGACACCTTCCCGGGGCTGGACCACTCCTGGCTGCGGCTGGCGGTGCGCGACCGGGCGACGACGGGGCGGCTGCTCCAGGCCCTGGACCACGCCCTCGCCCTGGCCGCGCGCTGA
- a CDS encoding ZIP family metal transporter has translation MAVIVALGAFLMTLAGGWAAQRVTDRRHLVLGLAGGLMLGVVGLDLLPEALHAAGDEVFGVPLALLLFVGGFLVAHVVERLLAVRQAAHGAEDGTRVPQVGLTAAAAMVGHSLADGVALGAAFQVGGGMGVAVALAVITHDFADGFNTYTLTRLYGNDRRKALLMLFADAVAPVVGAASTLLFTLPEEPLGAYLGFFGGVLLYLAAAEILPEAHHKHPALSTLMCTVGGVAGIWLVVGIAD, from the coding sequence ATGGCCGTGATCGTGGCGTTGGGCGCGTTCCTGATGACCCTGGCGGGCGGATGGGCGGCGCAGCGCGTCACCGACCGCCGCCACCTCGTGCTGGGCCTGGCCGGCGGGCTGATGCTCGGCGTCGTGGGCCTCGACCTGCTCCCGGAGGCCCTCCACGCGGCGGGCGACGAGGTGTTCGGCGTCCCGCTCGCCCTGCTGCTCTTCGTGGGCGGATTCCTGGTCGCGCACGTCGTGGAACGGCTGCTGGCGGTCCGCCAGGCCGCGCACGGCGCCGAGGACGGGACCCGCGTCCCCCAGGTCGGGCTCACCGCGGCCGCGGCCATGGTCGGCCACAGCCTCGCCGACGGAGTGGCCCTGGGCGCGGCCTTCCAGGTCGGCGGGGGGATGGGGGTGGCCGTGGCGCTGGCCGTCATCACCCACGACTTCGCCGACGGGTTCAACACGTACACGCTCACCAGGCTCTACGGGAACGACCGCCGCAAGGCCCTGCTGATGCTCTTCGCGGACGCCGTCGCCCCGGTCGTCGGCGCGGCGTCCACTTTGCTGTTCACCCTTCCGGAGGAACCTCTCGGCGCGTACCTCGGCTTCTTCGGAGGCGTCCTGCTCTACCTCGCGGCCGCCGAGATCCTGCCCGAGGCCCACCACAAGCACCCCGCCCTGTCCACGCTGATGTGCACGGTGGGCGGGGTCGCCGGGATCTGGCTGGTGGTGGGCATCGCGGACTGA